One genomic window of Vulpes vulpes isolate BD-2025 chromosome 11, VulVul3, whole genome shotgun sequence includes the following:
- the LOC112910933 gene encoding olfactory receptor 56A3-like: protein MTANQNGTISIEISDFLLNCFVRSPSWQLSFSLPLSLLFLLAMGANGVLLITIWLEASLHEPMYYLLSILSLLDIVLCLTVIPKVLTIFWFDLKSINFYACFIQMYIMNCFLAMESCTFMVMAYDRYVAICHPLRYPSIITEQFVAKAAIFILARNAISTVPIPILSSRLHYCGGNVIENCICANMSVSKLSCDDVTINRLYQFATGWTLLGSDLIFIFLSYSLILRAVLRLKAEGAMAKALSTCGSHFILILFFSTILLVFVLTHVAKKKVSPDVPVLLNVLHHVIPAALNPIVYGVRTQEIKQGIQRLLNKGW from the coding sequence ATGACAGCAAATCAAAATGGGACCATATCCATTGAGATTTCAGACTTTCTCCTGAATTGTTTTGTCAGGTCTCCCAGCTGGCAactttctttctccctgcccctcagcctcctcttcctcctggccaTGGGGGCCAATGGTGTTCTCCTGATCACCATCTGGTTGGAGGCCTCTCTGCACGAGCCCATGTACTACCTGCTCAGCATCCTCTCCCTATTGGACATCGTGCTCTGCCTCACTGTCATCCCCAAAGTCCTGACCATCTTCTGGTTTGATCTCAAGTCCATCAACTTCTATGCCTGCTTCATTCAGATGTACATCATGAATTGCTTCCTTGCCATGGAGTCCTGTACATTCATggtcatggcctatgaccgctatgtggccatctgccaccCACTGAGGTACCCATCCATCATCACAGAACAATTTGTAGCGAAGgctgccatttttattttggcCAGGAATGCTATTTCTACAGTGCCTATTCCCATTCTATCATCCAGACTCCATTATTGTGGGGGAAATGTCATTGAGAATTGCATCTGTGCCAATATGTCTGTCTCCAAGCTCTCCTGTGATGATGTCACCATCAATCGCCTCTACCAGTTTGCTACAGGCTGGACACTGCTAGGATCTGATCTCATCTTTATCTTCCTCTCCTACAGCCTTATACTGCGAGCTGTGCTGAGACTCAAGGCAGAGGGTGCTATGGCGAAAGCCCTGAGCACATGTGGTTCTCACTTCATCCTTATCCTCTTCTTCAGCACTATCCTTCTGGTCTTCGTGCTCACTCATGTGGCAAAGAAGAAAGTCTCCCCTGATGTGCCAGTCTTGCTCAATGTTCTCCACCATGTCATTCCTGCAGCCCTCAATCCCATTGTTTATGGAGTGCGAACTCAGGAGATCAAGCAAGGAATCCAGAGATTACTAAACAAAGGATGGTAG